The following are encoded together in the Magnetospirillum gryphiswaldense MSR-1 v2 genome:
- the uvrA gene encoding excinuclease ABC subunit UvrA, whose product MNSFIRVRGAREHNLKNVDVDIPRDQLVVITGLSGSGKSSLAFDTIYAEGQRRYVESLSAYARQFLELMQKPDIDSIEGLSPAISIEQKTTSKNPRSTVGTVTEIYDYMRLLWARVGVPHSPATGLPIESQTVSQMVDRILEMPEGTRLYLLAPFVRGRKGEYKKEMLDLQKKGFQRVKVDGTIHEIDAVPALDKKKKHDIEVVVDRLVVKPGLGNRLADSVETALSMADGLCIAENAETGERTTFSAKFACPVSGFTIEEIEPRLFSFNNPFGACPACDGLGVKLFFDPALVIPDEDLTLREGAIAPWANSTSQYYHQALEGLAKHYGFDLHTPWRRLPLAAREVILYGSGKEVVPIQFEDGFRAYTTNKAFEGVISNMDRRYRETDSSWVREELSRFQATSCCEACQGARLKPEALAVKIRGQHVSQVAELSIAKAHHWYGELEQHLKPKDREIARRILREINDRLGFLMDVGLDYLTLARGSGSLSGGESQRIRLASQIGSGLTGVLYVLDEPSIGLHQRDNDRLLGTLKRLRDIGNTVIVVEHDEDAIRTADYLIDMGPGAGIHGGEIVAQGSPDEVMANPASQTGLYLTGQRSIPIPAERRPGSGNMLRVIGASGNNLKNVDVDIPLGTFTCVTGVSGGGKSTLVIETLYKALARRLMNAKEQASPFDRIDGIEHLDKIIDIDQSPIGRTPRSNPATYTGAFTPIRDWFCELPEAKARGYKPGRFSFNVKGGRCEACQGDGVIKIEMHFLPDVYVQCDVCKGKRYNRETLEITFKGKSIADVLDMTIEEAADFFKAVPSIRDKMITLQRVGLDYIHLGQQATTLSGGEAQRVKLAKELSRRATGRTLYILDEPTTGLHFEDVRKLLEVLHTLVEGGNTVLVIEHNLEVIKTADWIIDMGPEGGDGGGKVVVAGTPEDVVACKTSHTGHYLKPYLDRR is encoded by the coding sequence ATGAACAGCTTCATCCGTGTCCGGGGCGCGCGTGAGCACAACCTGAAAAACGTGGACGTGGATATCCCCCGCGATCAGCTGGTGGTGATCACCGGGCTGTCGGGTTCCGGCAAATCCTCCCTGGCCTTCGACACCATCTATGCCGAGGGCCAAAGGCGTTACGTGGAATCGCTGTCGGCCTATGCCCGGCAGTTCCTGGAGCTGATGCAAAAGCCCGATATCGACAGTATCGAGGGTCTGTCGCCGGCCATTTCCATCGAACAGAAGACCACCTCGAAGAACCCGCGTTCCACCGTCGGCACGGTGACCGAGATTTACGATTATATGCGTCTGCTGTGGGCGCGCGTCGGCGTGCCCCATTCACCCGCCACCGGCCTGCCCATCGAAAGCCAGACGGTCAGCCAGATGGTCGACCGCATCCTGGAAATGCCGGAAGGCACCCGCCTGTACCTGCTGGCGCCCTTCGTGCGCGGGCGTAAGGGCGAGTACAAAAAGGAAATGCTGGACCTGCAAAAGAAGGGGTTCCAGCGCGTCAAGGTCGACGGCACCATCCATGAAATCGATGCGGTGCCGGCGCTGGACAAAAAGAAGAAGCACGACATCGAGGTGGTGGTCGACCGTCTGGTGGTCAAGCCGGGCCTGGGCAACCGACTGGCCGATTCGGTGGAAACGGCGTTGTCCATGGCCGACGGTTTGTGCATCGCCGAAAATGCCGAAACGGGCGAGCGCACCACCTTTTCCGCCAAATTCGCCTGTCCGGTCTCGGGCTTCACCATCGAGGAGATCGAGCCCCGGCTGTTCTCCTTCAACAACCCCTTCGGCGCCTGTCCGGCTTGCGACGGCTTGGGGGTCAAGCTGTTCTTCGACCCCGCCCTGGTCATCCCCGACGAGGATTTGACCCTGCGCGAAGGCGCCATCGCCCCTTGGGCCAATTCAACCTCGCAATATTACCATCAGGCGTTGGAGGGGCTGGCCAAGCATTACGGCTTCGACCTGCACACGCCGTGGCGGCGCCTGCCCTTGGCCGCGCGCGAGGTCATCTTGTACGGCTCGGGCAAGGAGGTGGTGCCGATCCAGTTCGAGGACGGCTTCCGCGCCTATACCACCAACAAGGCCTTTGAAGGCGTCATCAGCAACATGGACCGGCGCTATCGCGAGACCGATTCGTCGTGGGTGCGCGAGGAATTGTCGCGCTTCCAGGCCACGTCGTGCTGCGAGGCCTGCCAGGGCGCACGCCTGAAGCCGGAAGCGCTGGCGGTGAAGATCAGGGGCCAGCACGTTTCCCAGGTGGCTGAATTGTCCATCGCCAAGGCCCATCACTGGTACGGCGAGTTGGAACAGCACCTGAAGCCCAAGGACCGCGAGATCGCCCGGCGTATCTTGCGCGAGATCAACGACCGCCTGGGCTTTTTGATGGATGTGGGGCTGGATTACCTGACGCTGGCGCGTGGCTCGGGCAGCCTGTCGGGCGGCGAATCCCAGCGTATCCGTCTGGCCAGCCAGATCGGTTCCGGCTTGACCGGCGTGTTGTACGTGCTCGATGAACCCAGCATCGGCCTGCACCAGCGCGACAACGACCGCCTGTTGGGCACGCTGAAGCGCCTGCGCGACATCGGCAACACGGTGATCGTGGTCGAACACGACGAAGACGCCATCCGTACCGCCGATTACCTGATCGACATGGGACCGGGGGCCGGCATCCACGGCGGCGAGATCGTGGCGCAAGGCAGCCCGGACGAGGTGATGGCCAACCCGGCCAGCCAGACCGGCCTGTACCTGACCGGCCAGCGCAGCATCCCCATCCCGGCGGAACGCCGCCCCGGCAGCGGCAACATGCTGCGGGTGATCGGCGCCAGCGGCAACAACCTGAAGAACGTCGATGTGGACATCCCGCTGGGCACCTTCACCTGCGTCACCGGCGTCTCGGGCGGCGGCAAGTCGACCCTGGTGATCGAGACCCTGTACAAGGCCCTGGCCCGGCGGCTGATGAACGCCAAGGAACAGGCCTCGCCTTTCGACCGCATCGACGGCATCGAGCACCTGGACAAGATCATCGACATCGACCAGTCGCCCATCGGGCGCACGCCCCGGTCCAATCCGGCCACCTATACCGGCGCCTTCACCCCCATCCGCGACTGGTTCTGCGAATTGCCCGAAGCCAAGGCGCGCGGCTACAAGCCGGGCCGCTTCAGCTTCAACGTCAAGGGCGGACGTTGCGAGGCCTGCCAGGGCGATGGCGTCATCAAGATCGAGATGCACTTCCTGCCCGACGTCTATGTCCAATGCGACGTGTGCAAGGGCAAGCGCTATAACCGCGAAACCCTGGAAATCACCTTCAAGGGCAAAAGCATCGCCGACGTCCTCGACATGACCATCGAAGAGGCCGCCGATTTCTTCAAGGCGGTGCCGTCCATACGCGACAAGATGATCACCCTGCAACGGGTGGGGCTGGATTACATCCATCTGGGCCAGCAGGCGACGACGCTGTCGGGCGGCGAGGCCCAGCGCGTCAAACTGGCCAAGGAACTGTCGCGCCGGGCGACGGGCCGCACGCTCTATATCCTGGACGAACCGACCACCGGCCTGCATTTCGAGGATGTGCGCAAGCTTTTGGAAGTGCTGCACACCCTGGTCGAGGGTGGCAACACCGTGTTGGTGATCGAGCACAATCTGGAGGTCATCAAGACCGCCGACTGGATCATCGACATGGGGCCGGAAGGCGGCGACGGCGGCGGCAAGGTGGTGGTGGCCGGCACGCCCGAGGATGTGGTGGCCTGCAAGACCAGCCATACCGGCCATTATCTCAAGCCATACCTGGACAGAAGATAG
- the ssb gene encoding single-stranded DNA-binding protein has translation MAGSVNKVILVGNLGRDPEVRTAQDGSKIVNLNIATSESWKDRSSGERREKTEWHRVVIFNPNLADVAERFLRKGSSVYIEGALQTRKWTDQQGVEKYSTEVVIGRFKGELTLLGGRGEGGGGQGGGGGYDDGGYGGGSGWEPPPDLDDDIPF, from the coding sequence ATGGCTGGGTCCGTCAACAAAGTCATTCTGGTCGGCAATCTGGGACGCGACCCCGAGGTCCGCACCGCCCAGGATGGCTCGAAGATCGTCAATCTGAACATCGCCACCTCGGAATCCTGGAAGGACCGGTCCAGCGGCGAACGCCGGGAAAAGACCGAATGGCACCGCGTGGTGATCTTCAACCCCAATTTGGCCGACGTGGCCGAGCGCTTTTTGCGCAAGGGCTCCAGCGTCTATATCGAAGGGGCATTGCAGACCCGCAAGTGGACCGATCAGCAGGGCGTGGAAAAGTATTCCACCGAAGTGGTCATCGGTCGCTTCAAGGGTGAACTGACCTTGCTGGGCGGTCGCGGCGAAGGCGGCGGCGGCCAGGGCGGTGGCGGCGGCTATGATGATGGCGGCTATGGCGGCGGCTCGGGCTGGGAACCGCCGCCGGATCTGGACGACGACATTCCGTTCTGA
- the gyrA gene encoding DNA gyrase subunit A — protein sequence MTAIPSPSQFDVTPVTIEEEMRRSYLDYAMSVIVSRALPDVRDGLKPVHRRILFAMKEGGYDYNKPFRKSARIVGDVMGKYHPHGDSAIYDAMVRMAQSFSMRLPLIDGQGNFGSMDGDKAAAMRYTEARMARSAHFLIEDIDKDTVDFGPNYDDSSVEPLVLPARYPNLLVNGAGGIAVGMATNIPPHNLGEVIDACCAMIDNPDITPEEVMELVPGPDFPTGGTILGRSGIRAAQLTGRGSVVMRGRCHVEEVRKDREAIIVTEVPYQVNKARMLEQIAELVRDKKIEGVSDLRDESDRDGVRVVIEIKRDAIADVVLAQLYKFTPLQTSFGVNSLALNGGRPQMMTLREIIAAFLRFREEVITRRTIFELGKARDRAHVLVGLSIAVANIDDMIKLIREASDPAVAREQLMARKWPALDVEPLIRLIDEPGRGIVDGTYSLSEVQAKAILDLRLHRLTGLERDKIGDELREIGEQIKEFLEILSSRPKLLEVMRNELVDMRNQFATPRRTTIEDSEFEADIEDLIAREDMVVTVTNTGYIKRVPLSTYRAQKRGGKGRSGMSMKDEDFLSQVFVTSTHTPVLFFSSTGIAYKLKVYRLPLGTPQARGKAMVNILPLGEGETISTVMPMPEDESTWGDLHVAFATSKGDVRRNLLSDFVDIRANGKIAMKLNDGEQLIAVQPCSDSDDILLATRLGKAIRFQVGDVRVFKGRDSTGVRGIRLDDADQVISMSVLRHVEFDMETRDAYLRNDLTGPEAERMSESEQMILTVTENGYGKRTSAYEYRITGRGGQGIANIDLTEKNGPVVASFPVGHDDEIMLVSDGGTLIRMPVDDIRIAGRKTQGVIVLRTAENERVVSTARLCDLNGSNEESEEEFDEGDDTAATPPGGDDE from the coding sequence TTGACCGCCATTCCGTCTCCGTCCCAATTCGACGTTACCCCGGTCACCATCGAGGAAGAGATGCGCCGCTCGTATCTCGATTACGCCATGAGCGTGATCGTGTCGCGCGCGCTTCCCGATGTGCGCGATGGCCTGAAGCCGGTGCACCGCCGCATCCTGTTCGCCATGAAGGAAGGCGGTTACGACTACAACAAGCCGTTCCGCAAATCGGCCCGCATCGTCGGTGACGTCATGGGTAAGTATCACCCCCATGGCGATTCGGCCATTTACGATGCCATGGTGCGCATGGCGCAAAGCTTTTCCATGCGTCTGCCGCTGATCGACGGCCAGGGCAATTTCGGTTCCATGGACGGCGACAAGGCGGCGGCCATGCGTTACACCGAGGCCCGCATGGCCCGGTCGGCGCATTTCCTGATCGAGGACATCGACAAGGACACCGTCGATTTCGGTCCCAATTACGACGATTCGTCGGTGGAGCCGCTGGTCCTGCCGGCACGTTACCCCAATCTTTTGGTCAACGGCGCCGGCGGTATCGCCGTCGGCATGGCCACCAACATTCCGCCGCACAATCTGGGCGAGGTCATCGACGCCTGCTGCGCCATGATCGATAACCCCGACATCACCCCGGAAGAGGTGATGGAACTGGTGCCCGGTCCCGACTTCCCCACCGGCGGCACCATTCTGGGCCGCTCCGGCATTCGCGCCGCCCAACTGACCGGGCGCGGCTCGGTGGTCATGCGCGGGCGCTGCCACGTGGAGGAAGTGCGCAAGGACCGCGAGGCGATCATCGTCACCGAGGTGCCCTATCAGGTCAACAAGGCGCGCATGCTCGAGCAGATCGCCGAACTGGTGCGCGACAAGAAGATCGAGGGCGTCTCCGACCTGCGTGACGAATCCGACCGCGACGGCGTACGCGTCGTCATCGAGATCAAGCGCGACGCCATCGCCGACGTGGTGCTGGCCCAGCTTTACAAGTTCACGCCCTTGCAGACCTCGTTCGGCGTCAACTCGCTGGCCTTGAACGGCGGTCGGCCGCAGATGATGACGCTGCGCGAGATCATCGCCGCCTTCCTGCGCTTCCGCGAGGAAGTGATCACCCGGCGCACCATCTTCGAACTGGGCAAGGCCCGCGACCGCGCCCACGTCTTGGTGGGGCTGTCCATCGCCGTTGCCAATATCGACGATATGATCAAGCTGATCCGCGAAGCGTCGGACCCGGCCGTCGCGCGTGAGCAGCTGATGGCGCGCAAATGGCCGGCGCTGGATGTGGAACCGCTGATCCGTCTGATCGATGAACCCGGTCGCGGCATCGTCGACGGCACCTATTCGCTGTCGGAAGTCCAGGCCAAGGCCATCCTGGATCTGCGTCTGCACCGCCTGACCGGGCTGGAACGCGACAAGATCGGCGACGAACTGCGCGAGATCGGCGAGCAGATCAAGGAATTCCTGGAAATCCTGTCGTCGCGGCCCAAGCTTTTGGAGGTCATGCGCAACGAACTGGTGGACATGCGCAACCAGTTCGCCACGCCGCGCCGCACCACCATCGAGGATTCCGAATTCGAGGCCGATATCGAGGATCTGATCGCCCGCGAGGACATGGTGGTGACGGTGACCAACACCGGCTATATCAAGCGGGTGCCGTTGTCCACCTACCGTGCCCAAAAGCGCGGCGGCAAGGGCCGCTCGGGCATGAGCATGAAGGACGAGGATTTCCTCAGTCAGGTCTTCGTCACCAGCACCCATACCCCGGTGCTGTTCTTCTCCTCCACCGGTATCGCCTACAAGCTCAAGGTCTATCGTCTGCCGCTGGGCACACCGCAGGCCCGGGGCAAGGCCATGGTCAACATCCTGCCCTTGGGCGAGGGCGAGACCATCTCCACCGTCATGCCCATGCCCGAGGATGAAAGCACCTGGGGAGATCTGCACGTGGCCTTCGCCACCTCCAAGGGTGACGTGCGCCGCAATCTGCTGTCGGATTTCGTCGATATCCGCGCCAACGGCAAGATCGCCATGAAGCTCAATGACGGCGAGCAACTGATCGCCGTTCAGCCCTGTTCCGACAGTGACGACATTCTGCTGGCCACCCGTCTGGGCAAGGCCATCCGCTTCCAGGTCGGCGACGTCCGCGTGTTCAAGGGCCGCGATTCCACCGGCGTGCGTGGTATCCGCCTGGATGACGCCGATCAGGTCATCTCCATGTCGGTGCTGCGCCATGTGGAATTCGACATGGAAACCCGCGACGCTTACCTGCGCAATGACCTGACCGGCCCCGAGGCCGAACGCATGAGCGAATCCGAGCAGATGATCCTGACGGTGACCGAGAACGGTTACGGCAAGCGCACCTCGGCCTATGAATACCGCATCACCGGACGCGGCGGCCAAGGTATCGCCAATATCGACCTGACGGAAAAGAACGGGCCGGTGGTGGCGTCGTTCCCGGTCGGCCACGACGATGAAATCATGCTGGTGTCCGATGGCGGCACCCTGATCCGCATGCCGGTGGACGATATCCGTATCGCCGGACGCAAGACCCAGGGTGTCATCGTCTTGCGCACCGCCGAGAACGAGCGAGTGGTTTCCACCGCCCGTCTGTGTGATCTGAACGGCTCCAACGAAGAGTCGGAAGAAGAATTCGACGAGGGAGACGATACCGCAGCCACACCACCCGGAGGGGATGATGAGTGA
- the coaD gene encoding pantetheine-phosphate adenylyltransferase — MSERIGLYPGTFDPITNGHLDIVTRAAKVVDKLIVAVAINAGKGPLYSLDERVALVEAEVAEVAKQHNVIIEVRAFDNLLVDFARDCGARIIIRGLRAVSDFEYEFQMAGMNARLSPQIETLFLMASERCQFISSRFVKEIGRLGGDISSFVSPRVRASLDEKFISESN, encoded by the coding sequence ATGAGTGAACGGATCGGTCTTTATCCTGGTACCTTCGACCCCATAACCAACGGCCACCTGGACATCGTCACCAGGGCGGCCAAGGTGGTGGACAAGTTGATCGTGGCGGTGGCCATCAATGCCGGCAAGGGGCCGCTTTACTCGCTGGACGAGCGGGTGGCCCTGGTCGAGGCGGAAGTGGCCGAGGTGGCGAAACAACACAACGTCATCATCGAAGTCCGCGCCTTCGACAATCTGCTGGTGGATTTTGCCCGTGATTGCGGCGCCCGCATCATCATCCGCGGCTTGCGGGCGGTGTCTGATTTTGAGTACGAATTCCAGATGGCCGGCATGAATGCCCGGCTGTCGCCGCAGATCGAGACCTTGTTTTTGATGGCGTCGGAACGGTGCCAGTTTATTTCGTCGCGCTTCGTCAAGGAAATCGGCCGCTTGGGCGGCGACATTTCGTCCTTTGTCAGCCCGCGGGTGCGGGCCAGCCTGGACGAGAAATTCATAAGCGAAAGCAATTAG
- a CDS encoding peptidylprolyl isomerase: MDRENTLFLDLKDGRVVIELRPDLAPKHVARIKELVRQGYYDGLKFHRVIPGFMAQTGCPQGTGMGGSGQKLEAEFSKEKHVRGTCSMARAANPNSADSQFFIMFDRAPHLDNQYSIWGQVVEGLDLVDNIKKGAASRNGSVEDPDCIVKLTVAADVEE; encoded by the coding sequence TTGGACCGCGAAAATACCCTGTTTCTCGACCTCAAAGATGGTCGAGTGGTGATCGAGCTGCGCCCCGATCTCGCTCCCAAGCATGTGGCCCGCATCAAGGAATTGGTGCGCCAGGGCTATTATGACGGCCTGAAGTTCCACCGGGTGATCCCCGGCTTCATGGCCCAGACCGGCTGTCCGCAGGGCACCGGCATGGGAGGCTCGGGCCAGAAGCTGGAAGCGGAATTCTCCAAGGAAAAGCACGTGCGCGGCACCTGCTCCATGGCCCGCGCCGCCAATCCCAATTCCGCCGATTCCCAGTTCTTCATCATGTTCGACCGGGCGCCGCATCTGGACAACCAGTATTCCATCTGGGGTCAGGTGGTCGAGGGACTGGACCTCGTCGACAACATCAAGAAGGGCGCCGCGTCCCGCAACGGCTCGGTGGAAGATCCCGATTGCATCGTCAAGCTGACCGTCGCCGCCGATGTCGAGGAATAA
- a CDS encoding peptidylprolyl isomerase gives MLKKIVLAAVLVLAAAFQPAQAADPENTLIMDLPWGQVVIEMRPDLAPKHVERIKELTRKGFYNGTPFHRVIEGFMAQGGDPTGTGTGGSGTKLAAEFSGEHFVRGVVGMARASSPNSADSQFYIMLASAPSLDGKYTIWGNVIQGMEHVDRITKGTDSSGVVPNPDKVVRMRVAADVK, from the coding sequence ATGCTGAAAAAGATCGTCCTCGCCGCCGTGCTGGTGCTGGCCGCGGCTTTCCAGCCGGCCCAGGCCGCCGACCCGGAAAACACCTTGATCATGGACCTGCCCTGGGGCCAGGTGGTGATCGAGATGCGCCCCGATCTGGCGCCCAAGCACGTGGAGCGGATCAAGGAATTGACCCGCAAGGGCTTCTATAACGGCACGCCGTTCCATCGGGTCATCGAAGGCTTCATGGCCCAGGGTGGCGATCCCACCGGCACCGGCACCGGTGGTTCCGGCACCAAGTTGGCTGCTGAATTCTCGGGCGAGCATTTCGTCCGTGGCGTGGTCGGCATGGCTCGGGCCAGCAGCCCCAATTCCGCCGATTCCCAGTTCTACATCATGCTGGCCAGCGCGCCGTCCTTGGATGGCAAATACACCATCTGGGGCAACGTCATCCAGGGCATGGAACACGTGGACCGCATCACCAAGGGCACGGACAGCAGCGGCGTCGTCCCCAATCCCGACAAGGTGGTGCGCATGCGCGTCGCCGCCGATGTGAAGTGA
- a CDS encoding YHYH domain-containing protein yields the protein MRLIALFVAAIFIVDSLPAQAHPGGLDRDGCHHNRKTGEYHCHRSKR from the coding sequence ATGCGTCTGATCGCTTTGTTTGTCGCCGCTATTTTTATTGTCGACAGCCTGCCGGCTCAGGCCCATCCGGGTGGTTTGGATAGGGATGGCTGTCACCACAATCGCAAGACCGGCGAGTATCACTGTCACCGTAGCAAGCGTTAG
- a CDS encoding HNH endonuclease, which produces MSEQWRRARCQQLWEEQQGLCFYCGATMAAPISQRLRHRKRPDAATIDHVVPQSQGGAAEWPNEVAACRACNAAKADTAPTANDLERLQALKT; this is translated from the coding sequence ATGTCGGAACAGTGGCGTCGGGCCCGTTGCCAGCAATTGTGGGAAGAACAACAGGGCCTGTGCTTTTATTGCGGCGCGACCATGGCCGCCCCCATAAGCCAAAGGCTGCGCCACCGCAAGCGCCCGGATGCCGCCACCATCGACCATGTGGTGCCGCAATCCCAAGGCGGCGCGGCCGAATGGCCGAACGAAGTCGCCGCCTGCCGTGCCTGCAACGCCGCCAAGGCGGACACAGCGCCCACAGCCAACGACCTGGAACGCTTGCAGGCATTAAAAACCTAA
- a CDS encoding sensor domain-containing protein, protein MAAGPEASGLSDLPSDMLDIILGRLPDAVISVGGDGRILWVSPNVRRLLGYDATELVGHDVSVIYAVASDRKVVLDLVRAGQGEAVRVEFQARAKDGSDVWVVAYGCAVFDDQGRFNGVRGVLRDISENHRMRKTLEDSEDRFRRLSDVTNEAICIHFQGRILDCNRAFHDLFGYERADFDTLTAWNVIHTDDLPLAREMVRIQYQKPYEVRGVRKDGSVFPMEIHSKESWMGDVAVRVTCIRDLTEQKKAETSLNLLSQAVEQSPVAVAVVTDQGLVEYVNPAHQRITGHAADTVIGHPLAGLYPGQSRAWFGEMWQALCRGADWGGEVPVVAEDGKLRWQQIFASPVAPQGHEITHHLVVVEDVSLRKEQDRKILHQALYDGLTDLPNRAMALDRLTVATEEARDAGTRVGLLFVDLDDFKGINDSLGHEYGDELLILASERLCQAVGEGGMVARFGGDEFLVILPLVSPEQAEWAADRIVQAFVEPFTISRRDLITTASIGVALYPEDGRTPQTLLRNADIAMYQSKLAGRNRYCCFTARMNDEAEARLRLESELRRAVGTEQLFLHFQPLVHVESGRVAGIEALLRWNNPELGSVPPDRFIPQAETCGLIVPIGRDVLRQACQTALPWLQGGHPDLLLCVNVSPRQFQDGAFLDDVRTILRETGFPAGNLELEITEGLLLKERGDIDGLLQGLHDMGVHLAIDDFGTGYSSLSYLERYPFHTLKIDRSFMIGMLERHERKVLVDTIVAMATGLGLKVIAEGVETAEQLARLRAIGCDIAQGYLFSRPVPAEQIFALLDNRFGLDERGPGPSVHLH, encoded by the coding sequence ATGGCGGCAGGACCGGAAGCGTCCGGGCTGAGTGACTTGCCATCCGACATGCTGGACATCATCCTGGGGCGTCTGCCCGATGCGGTGATCAGCGTCGGTGGTGATGGGCGTATTTTGTGGGTCAGTCCCAACGTCAGGCGCCTGCTTGGTTATGACGCGACGGAACTGGTTGGCCATGATGTCAGCGTCATTTACGCCGTGGCGTCCGATCGCAAGGTCGTGCTTGATCTGGTCCGTGCCGGTCAGGGAGAGGCCGTGCGGGTCGAGTTCCAGGCCCGCGCCAAGGACGGTAGCGACGTTTGGGTGGTGGCCTATGGCTGCGCCGTCTTCGACGACCAGGGCCGCTTCAACGGTGTGCGCGGCGTGCTGCGCGACATCAGCGAAAACCACCGCATGCGTAAGACCTTGGAAGACAGCGAAGATCGCTTCCGTCGTTTGTCCGACGTCACCAACGAAGCCATCTGCATCCATTTCCAAGGCCGCATCCTCGACTGCAATCGTGCTTTCCACGATCTGTTCGGCTATGAGCGCGCCGATTTCGACACCTTGACCGCCTGGAACGTCATTCATACCGATGATTTGCCGCTGGCCAGGGAAATGGTCCGTATCCAGTATCAGAAGCCCTATGAAGTCCGTGGCGTGCGCAAGGATGGCTCGGTCTTTCCCATGGAAATCCATTCCAAGGAAAGCTGGATGGGCGACGTCGCCGTGCGCGTCACCTGTATCCGCGACCTGACCGAGCAGAAGAAGGCCGAAACCAGCCTTAATCTGCTATCGCAGGCGGTCGAGCAAAGTCCGGTGGCGGTGGCGGTGGTGACTGATCAGGGATTGGTCGAATATGTCAATCCGGCCCACCAGCGCATCACCGGCCATGCCGCCGATACCGTTATCGGGCATCCGTTGGCTGGGTTGTATCCGGGGCAGTCCCGGGCCTGGTTTGGCGAGATGTGGCAGGCCTTGTGTCGTGGTGCCGATTGGGGCGGCGAGGTGCCGGTTGTCGCTGAAGACGGCAAGCTGCGCTGGCAGCAGATTTTCGCCTCGCCGGTGGCACCGCAAGGGCACGAGATCACCCACCATCTGGTGGTGGTCGAGGATGTGTCCCTGCGTAAGGAACAGGACCGCAAAATCCTGCATCAGGCGCTTTATGACGGCCTGACCGATCTGCCCAATCGGGCCATGGCGTTGGATCGCCTGACGGTGGCGACGGAAGAGGCCCGTGATGCCGGTACCCGTGTCGGCCTGCTGTTCGTCGATCTGGATGATTTCAAAGGCATCAACGATTCCCTTGGTCACGAATATGGCGACGAATTGCTGATTTTGGCGTCCGAGCGCCTGTGTCAGGCGGTGGGCGAGGGGGGGATGGTGGCGCGTTTTGGCGGTGACGAATTCCTGGTCATCCTGCCGCTGGTGTCGCCAGAGCAGGCCGAGTGGGCGGCGGATCGAATCGTCCAGGCCTTTGTCGAACCCTTCACCATCAGCCGCCGTGACCTGATCACCACCGCCAGTATCGGCGTGGCGCTGTACCCGGAAGACGGACGGACGCCGCAAACCCTGCTGCGCAACGCCGATATCGCCATGTACCAGTCCAAGCTGGCCGGGCGGAACCGCTATTGCTGTTTCACCGCCCGCATGAACGACGAGGCCGAGGCCCGCTTGCGGCTGGAAAGCGAATTGCGCCGCGCCGTCGGCACCGAGCAATTGTTCCTGCATTTCCAGCCGCTGGTGCATGTGGAAAGCGGGCGCGTTGCTGGAATCGAGGCCTTGTTGCGCTGGAACAATCCGGAGCTGGGCAGCGTGCCGCCCGACCGTTTCATTCCCCAGGCGGAGACGTGCGGTCTGATCGTGCCCATTGGCCGTGACGTGTTGCGCCAGGCCTGCCAGACGGCGCTGCCCTGGTTGCAAGGTGGCCACCCCGATTTGCTGTTGTGCGTCAACGTCTCGCCCCGGCAGTTCCAGGACGGTGCCTTCCTTGATGACGTCCGCACCATCTTGCGCGAAACCGGCTTTCCCGCCGGCAATCTGGAACTTGAGATCACCGAGGGCCTGTTGCTGAAGGAGCGCGGCGATATCGATGGCCTGTTGCAGGGCCTGCATGACATGGGCGTCCATCTGGCCATCGACGATTTCGGCACCGGCTATTCGTCGTTGAGTTACCTGGAGCGCTATCCGTTCCATACCCTGAAGATCGACCGCTCGTTCATGATCGGCATGCTCGAGCGGCACGAACGCAAGGTTTTGGTGGATACCATCGTCGCCATGGCCACCGGCTTGGGGCTGAAGGTCATCGCCGAGGGGGTGGAAACCGCCGAACAATTGGCAAGGCTGCGGGCCATCGGCTGCGATATAGCCCAGGGCTATCTGTTCAGCCGTCCGGTGCCGGCGGAGCAGATTTTCGCCCTGCTCGACAATCGTTTCGGGCTGGATGAGCGGGGGCCGGGACCGTCGGTACATCTGCACTGA